The genomic DNA TAAAAGGTCGTGGACTGATGTTGCACCTCACTTTCCCAGAGCTAAGAGGCTCAAGTTTGGATCTTAAAACAGCTACGGGTATCACTCAAAACTTAACCCCAATCATGTCTGAAATATTGGTAAATAGCTTCATCCAAATCAGTTCTGATAAGTTTGTTTAACAAGAAGTTTCCCAAAGTTAGTCATccatgttcttttctttttttggttaaccCTTTGCCCGTTACGTTCTTTTGGCCATCTACACTTTAAAACTTTCAGTCTTTCACCAGGGGTTTTGAAAAGTTTCGCAATTTTGTAGCCGTCCTACCTTCAACTTAAAGCACATGGATTATGATAATGATAATTTGATTATCCATTATATTAGTGAATGGTGATATCACTAAGCTTAAAAAGAGTTTTCgtcaaactaaaataaaattaaaaacaatgaaacatAATTAAATGTCGAAGTCGAACCTATAGTTGGATTGAACTATTCTAGTCAAAACAAGACATAGGAACCATTTGTatgcaaataatatatatattaagagagAAACAGTGGGCCAATTAGTAGAAAAACTCACAGACATGTGAACCCCACACTTCCTCTCACAATTTCTTGCCTgatctattttaataaatatttagttattatacCAATTAGTATGGTTTTTGATTGGTGTTAAACtgttaacaaatatatacttccTCAATATCATAAAAGATGAtgttatagtattttttttgtatcacaaagaattattttctgtatacttttatcatttaatattaaaaatttgtaaatttcaaaaattattaaatgagaatttaaaagtttgatgaaatactattggttaataaatataaaatatgttattataaataaataatacacttattgctaaacattaaatgtttttcttaattcatgtaaaaattctaaaacatattaTGATATAGAGGGAGTAAATGATTAAAGAGTTCGAGGTTATCCAAAACTCATTGTGTGGAGTTAAGGCATAACGATTAACTGAAACGGTTatgtcaaaatctttttttttttcacgcgATATGAAATGATTGGATATTTGGATGGTTGGTTAAACAGATAGTATATCGTTTCTAGCTAGTCATGATCAATATCTATTGTTAAAACCAAATGATCGTTGCCACATCAATTACGTCACCACTTATACGATACCAATATTAATAATACCATTATGAAATCATACTTTGGGAGCCAAGTGTCCGAAATTGTGCAATCCAGAAGACgtttacttatataaattattgttttgcaACTTAATCTGAAATTTAATAATGACATGAAATAAGTCTTGTCGTATTTTTGTGGTGGTGACATACCCAGTACCACCTcccaaatttaattaaacatataatgAGAAATAGAAATCTTATAACATTGTATTGTTTTTATGACTAGGGCTTATCCATGACACCACCATGGATAAAGCCCACTTTCAAGGTAGGTTATTGTGTCGTGTGTACACATATTCATGCGCGTTTACTTGGGAGTGAAGTAGACTATTTACAAAATTCAAATGCTCAAATGAATAATATACAATATCATATGTTCGAATAGTAACTATAGAATATAAATGTCATCAAAACTTTGACAATTTTGGTCGTGTATTGAGAGCTATACGTTACCTGCAAATGACCCTCTCTATTTGGTGAAGAAAGGGTCCATGAGTGTCGAGGGCGAAAATTTGTTGATGTTATGTTagggatatatatacataattgcAAAAGGACAAAAATGTGGGGGTCCAATCAGAATATACAAGCAATGATAGAGAGATGATCTAGTTCTGCTGTATGATCTgtccttgtttttagtctcCCTCGCCTTCAAGCGAAATAACGCTTTTAGTTATAGAATTCATTCAAGAAAATGAGAGTGAAAACAAAAGTACGTACGTAACGTGAACTCTACAACTCAAAGGACATCATGCACTATTAAATACATGAGAACTATAATTTTAAGACGAAAAGATATACACAAAGTAGGTACATATAGCCATGATCTTCTTCATATTTGTCCCGGGCGTCAAGGAGTAATGGAGGAAATAAGAGATTGAAAGAAGTGTTCATCACAAGGGATGGTTAGCCCACTGTCTTGGAAGTAACCAAACTCTTCCTCAGACTGTTGCAGCAACATCTGAATTATTCATGAAATATATAAGTATCAAACATAAGGATGCATAACATTATAACCAAAAAGGAAAGACATATATCGATGATCCATGCAggttatattaattatatatacctGGAAGATTGGGTGCGTGAGGAAGGAGATGGGGATGACGTGCCGGGATCTGGAAGGACCAACGTAGACGACGAAGTGACCTTTGGGGACGCCGTTAAAGTTAACGTCGACGTTGCTCTTCTTCCCCAAACTCGAGCATCTCTTTAACATCTGCTTCAGAGCCTTACCACTTCCCCTTTCTACTCCCATCGTTCGCAAAGATCCTTTTTCTCTTGGCTCTCTGTGTTTTTGCTTCTCCGTTTGACTCAATAGATAAAGAGATAGTGGAGGTGACTCATATTTATACGCTCAaccacacacatatatatatatatatatatatgatgaggaatattataaaatataatttcacaTGTTAATTGCACCCACACACTCATAGAGAATTAATAAACTGTGTGTTAACATGATGTTTCAACGTTATGGGACTCACCATGTGCAACACTATTCCATTTTAGACATGTATATGAGATGTATGTTCCATATATCTtttgaaagatatataaaaatcttgGGATATGTGTGAAAAAATTAAACTGTGAGTTCCCCATATTTCTATAGATTAAGATCATGTAATTTGAGTATATATGGTGAGTGAAGAAATTACATCTACCACAAATTATagatatacaaaaatatgaatgtCAGGGATTTTTAGATTGATGAAGAGAACATGGGCGACGACGGCTCTTCATGTTCTGTGGATGAAAGAAATGGAGCAATGATGTATTACAGACAAAACCCCATTAACGGAAATATAACAGAAAGCCCATACAGTCTCGTGCAGCCGCCAATCATTACCGGTCTCTCGGGTCTGACCAGACCCAACCGGTTTGCAATTCTACCATAGAGACATTTCTATCAAagcctaaaaccctaaaccctggAGCAAGCTAAACCACAGTTCAATTTTATATGCAGAGAATGTACATTAACACATGAAGTCTTCCAAgaccattattttttttttgccttttggaTATTTACAAACATGGAAGTTGTAGTATCAAATgaggttttttttatatatataatacatgtggaagaaagaaaaagtaggCAATCTTCATCTCTAAGCCATCATATAGAGCTTAGGGCCATCATTTTGCACTGCTCATTCATGGCGAGAAGCTGTGCCTCTTTCTTATCCACAAGAGCCGTCAGTCTTACATTCTCTTACATTAGTTTCTGAACCTCTGCTTCTTTCTGTACTTTCTCGCTTTCCAACTGCGTTGTCTTTGCAACAAGCCTGTTTCAACATCATCATTGACACCCATGATGAACTCACAATCACaataggaaaagaaaatatatataactctttACAACACAAACAAGTCGTTATCAAACACCTAAGGATAGTGTAAAACATGATGAGAATTCCACGATGATAAATCTGCTCTGTAATGGTTATCAACTATCAAAAACAAGTTCTAGAGCCTAGTCATGATGGACAAGTTGCTTATTCTAGGAGTAGGCAGATTGATGGAAAGCCAAGAAACAAGTAGTAGTGTAGAAGACATGCTCTGTAATGGTTATCAACTATCAAAGACAAGTTCTAGAGCCTACTCATAATGGACAAGTTTCTAGGAGTAGGCAGATTGGTGGAAAACCAAAAACGCTCACCGTTCAAAAAGTCGCTCGATAGTTTGGAACTGCTTCTCGGATGAGACGAGTGTTTCTCTGACGCTGATGAGACTTGTAACATAGGATTTAAGCGACTCAAAGTCTCTCCTGACACGACTGAGTTCCAGCTCATTTTCGGTAGCTCTAAGCTTCTGTCTAGAAGTCTCCTGGACCAAGTCATCAACCCTCTGCCGCATTTCACAGAGAATACTACTGGTCCCAAGAGCAAACTTTTCCATGTCCTCTAACTTGGTGGACATGTTGTCGATTTGGCCAACCTTTCTTTGAATCTCTTCTTGACTTGACATAAGCTTAGCTTTCTCGATTGCGGCTTGTGATTCGGCGATGATAGCACGCCTAGCAAGAGACTCCATGACGCCTGTAACGGTGTCTACATGGTTGAGCATCTCAGTGACAAAAGTGCCATCGAGGGATAACTGGAGCTGGTCAGGGCCAAGAGATAGATTGGCTAAATCGGCAGCAGCCACAGAAGTTGCTTTCGATTTAAGGTAGGACAATAATGCTGTAGCAGTGTTCACACGGCTCCAGAGAATGTCAATCTCCTTCTCCTTGGGGCTCCTAGTATCCATAGCTGGGATCAAGATGTGATGATGATCCTCAGTGTTGATTGATTCTAAGCTTGAGGTAGAAGAAACCAGTTCCTTTGCAGCCATACTTGATTgatcccacaaaaaaaaagatgaatgaaaTCGGTAAGAAACAAGCCATACACATACAAGATTGGGGCAAAATTGATTTCCAAATAGTCAAAATCAACTTTTTACGAGAAACCCTTCAAAAAGcaacatttttgtttctgaCTCTTAAATATTTCAACAACGATCAATAGAATCGAATCGGATCGCAATACAACAAccccaaaaatgaaaaagagaggaTCTTTTTATGAGATAACAAAATTGTAACTAGGAAAAATGAAATGACAAACCTAGATTGAACTTTGCCCGGAGATTTCGGGGATCAAAACGTAAATCAGGCACCGGCCGATCGATCACACGAGAGGGAACGAAAAACGTCTGGTCGGGTTGACTCCGTTCTGAAAAGCGGGTCGTTGAAAGAACCACTCAACCcacaaaattagtttttaagttGGCACAAAATTTAGTTTCCTGCCTCATCAGTTTTTGTTTATCTGACCGACGAcgtcaaacaaaattattacttttagatgTAACTAAGATAAGCATCCATACGATGTGCAGATttgaataataaattaaatttaataaaaatatattaaaatttgttgtatgttgtttataaattttatttttgttataatatattgatctatatctatttacaaatattttgaatatgttactattaaaagtgtaattttttatacctaaatatattatatgttacaaatatattatttatcaccacttagaaaatgtctatatgaacacattaagccaattattttactttcacttctgcatagtttttttaattactaaatttgttggctcaaaaaacatttcaaataaaaaatatattacataatatgctcatcaatgatgtatcatcacaataatgttgGACCACTATGGAGATAAACATCGGCTCCGCTCTCATCTCTTAGAACCTTGCATCAAACCTccttcaccatggagaaaaccttaGCTCCGCTTTCCTCCCTCGGGGAGATAATCTTGcctccaacctcctccaccttcctcccttggggagataaccttgtgttcAACCTTCTCtactatagagagaacctcagctTTACTTTCCTCCTTTATGGCTTTTTtctatctcaaaatagcttgttctgacaaccaatgaaagtaaacacatttttctaacgtcaaaaaatcttttgatagtaactcaTCTTAAATTTCCCAATATATCGTAAAAGTGTCTTCGACACACTATGATGTAGcatctgtctctgtaacgcctcaaccgccacttTGCTTAGTGatcccatgtccactctcagtccatgggcccatttttctaagtgggccctacatctattctcggtcggtttgttacgtctgagagactttaaaaacttgtttaccgactctacaaatcaagaaatgattcctgtgttttgtcctcactcgcacagttccgacaatcacttccaggaaggtcactCATCATAAAGTTCTCtgaggacccttgaccgaaaaaataattgcattttggtgacatatgtgaccaaatcaattcttttaaacatttccgcaaaccaggaTGTCACAGTCTTTTAGCTCAtgtggatctatcaacaacgatttatgtttttccaatctatatatctatgtttgttgtaagcttgtgtttgattagcttaTTTTATCTATCAATGAGGTTTTACTCGTTATCTCAATTTAGGATTGAAtaaataatggtaacaattatgtttgcagaaagaaaaaaaggtttatgaccaaccaatcaagattgagaaattagaataaaatcaattcgacataattaaagaagcaatagaaaattataagcacagtAGTCTATGAATCTCatataattcaaagatgaaaatataaataaaataaaacaatctaaaaatactacaataaattttaaaatatagtattaggaaaagaaaacgcatatattaatcttttttttgggtcaacatattaatcttacctaatcccaactgaaaaagaagaaagtgagagaaaattttggtttaaaaaaataagaaaaatttactttcttattataaaaaaattcccaattaaaaaaaattgaaagcagtgtttttgaataaattatttaaatatgaaaaatatagtaagaaaacacatatattaatcttttttttgggtcaacatattaatcttaacTATTCCcaactaaaaagaagaaagtgggagaaaattttagtttaaaaattaagaaaaatttgccttcccattataaaaaaattctcaattaaacaaaattgaaaacagtgcttttgaataaattatttaaatatgagaatatagtataaatttaaattttaaaaactaggGAAGTTTAAAGTTCAAGCAGTGtttaaaatatagtatcaaTTTATAGTCTTTTTGAAtcaaccggccatcgaatatgagTGGGTCCACATGTCGGGAATACATGTAGGGCCCACTCAGGAAGATGGGTCCATGGATTAATTAAGAGTGGACATgtgctcactaagcaaggttgCGGTTGAgacgttacagagacagagactacatcatggtgtgtcaaagatacttttacaaatatattatgaaatttaacaattagttactatcaaaagattttgtgacgttagaaaatggtttttactttcattggttgtcagagcaagctattttgaaatagaaaaaagacgtgaacatgttctctccacacaggaggagggcagagccaagATTCTCTATAGTGGAGAAGGTTAAATCCAAGGTTATCTCAGAAAGGCAGAGCCAAGATTCTCTccaaggtggaggaggttggacgcaaggttctctccataagggatgagggcgaagccgaggttttctccatggtggtcatacattattgtgatgatacatcattgattagtatattatgtaatatattttttattcaaaatgttttttgaaccaacaattttagtaattaaaacagtgaaagtaaaatagttagCTTAATATgttcatatagatattttctaggtggtgataaaaaatatatttttaacataaagtatatttaagtgtaaaaaaatacacttttgaTAGTAACacacataaaatatttgtaaatgtatataaattagtgtattataacaaaaatataatttataaataacgtacaataaattttaatatacttttattaaatttcatttaagttgtaaaattttaaatctgtATATTAGAtgggtcctcatctagtaaaaatataaatggatAGAGGATTGGAGATGGATAAGTTATTCTAAAAAGAACCTCGCCCACGTATTGAGAATTTTTTCGTCATGATATAGttcagaaaataaattatacgtttttaattgaaaaaggGTTTAAAAATCGCTTTAAAGCGACGGATGAAaaggatagaaaaaaaaaacaaattctccCACGCGCAGCTAAAATAAGAAATCCTAAATTGTTGAAAATAGAGCAAAATCCCTGGACTATATAGCCTGCAGATTTGGGCGCGTGTTGAATCACGCGACATATAGCGCGTAAGGACGCTTCATTTTTGACCGTTTCCATGTAGAGCTAAATGTCGGATTATAACCTAGCTGCCAGCTAATTAAAACTGCAGTCCGGTTGAGTTTTTGAAGCAGCACATGCACgtcgtttttattttaatctccaaatatattattaataaacatatttttatcaaGACATTACACGTAGGCTTTAAAATGTACTAAGGCTCAAATTAACGGCCCAATTTCTATTAAATTAGTATTAGGCTCAGTCTCTATTAAATTAGTCTTAGGTCagcattttttaaaattaataattaactgtataattttttcttaatcaatgtttctattttttatagaattaataacttaacattaataataaataaacaatattataactttgaattttatgaatatatatataatctccttataattattttttaaaaactttgtattttttataaattctgtattttctgataattatttatttacattattaaatattttttaaaacaaaatattttatttttgttgtaatcaaatttctcttattaaatattaacttctacacatgttaaaacatgaaattgataaaattgataacttgacacatgttaaaatattttaatggttaattttcaaaacccaTAAGACAAGAGTTGGGGCCTTTATTGATTGAGCCTTTTTTTCCTACTAATGCTATTGTGTCGGCCTACTATTGGCCCACTATTTTAACTCAGCCTAAGATCGATGATTGCTTGCTTGGCTTACCtataaatcaaaaatcttgGGCAGGAAAGAATCAATCAGACAGAAACAGTCTTCACTGAGAGAGACTTGGGGATTTCTCTATCTTGATGGTACAAGAGCACTTGTTAGTAGGAATACAAATACAAACAGAAATAATCAGGGATAAGTTAACCGGCTTCACCCACAGGCCACAACACAGTCTCAACTCAACCAAAGCCTTAACTGAGGAGGACTCCTTTACATGGCAAAGACGTATGACCGTCACTTTCACTCCTATTTCCTTATGGAGTAAGCTGGCAATTTGGACAAGTCCGGGATTACAAATGAAAGCTCCGAAGAGCCTGTCACAAACATTGGACTTCCCGGTGCCCATTTTATGACTGGGGGATCACCACCGCCTATACCCATCCAACTATGTACCTACACACATTCAATTATCCATCCAATcaacacatacatatataccaGCAAACTTTCCCATCTTGGAACAACAAAACTACGGCTACTTTGCTAGTCCAACCTGTTTTCCGCTCCTTACACCCCATGCATGGGTACTACCATCCCCTGAACCTACCATACAAAAAAATCGAAAAGGGTTACTTTTACATGTGAGGAAGTGTCTCtgaacaaatatgtattttccAAATCAGATAAAACTCAGAGGTTACCTGAAACAACAAACATCCCTTCGGGACTGAAGGTTGCATCCAATGTCGATGCTTCAGCTACTGGTTTCACACTATATGTGGATAGCTGCAACGTaattgacccaaaaaaagagTCACATAACCAGCAATTTTTGtgtgtatttttgttatgtgtgttgaaaatgaaaaaaaaaaagaatatatgcaTGGGTAGGGAGGAGCAAGGGAAGTTGAAGGCATACGAGTGTTCCACGAAACGAGTCAAGCACATGAATATAACCATCCATGGTTGTGAGCAGCATGAGCCTTCCATCATTACTAAATTTCACAACGTTTGCCTCAGAAAGATCACCACCAACGGAAAATATTTCAAAAGGACCCTAtgcaaagaaaatttataaacaagGAAAGTGAATATAAGTGGCCCATCAGGCTGCTAAAGAACAGAAGGATCATTGGTAAGCATTAGTCAAATAACAAACCTTTTCGTACATACGGGTATCAAACATTCTTATGTAGCCACCAAAGGCAATTGCAAAAACTAACCCTTGATCATCATAAGCTGCAGCAGGCCTTCCTTGGACTCGTAAGAGACCCTATGTTTAAACCAAAAGATCAGAGTTATATATATGGTGGTGACTGACATAAGACATACCTAggctaagaaaataaaaggtaaAGTACCTGGCATTTCTCGACCCTTTGATCCCAAAGCAAAACAGTTCGATCAAGAGAACCGGAGATGAAGCACTCCCCACCAGAGCACAAGCTAAGCGAAACAACTCTGCGGTAGAATTATATGGATCAAATTTAACACCATATGGTAATGGAATGAAAAAGGTTGAACAAGAAGAAACAGGAAAGAAATAAACCTGTCATGATGTCCTTTGAAGTAACGCAAGTACTTGTTATCGTGCAAAGAGAGAAGCCTCAGAGAGTCTAACAAGATAAAGATATCAAAGTTAGCTAAAAGTAAATGAAAGAATGAGGAATGATGAAAAAGCAATGCACATGAAATTGAGCTCA from Camelina sativa cultivar DH55 chromosome 2, Cs, whole genome shotgun sequence includes the following:
- the LOC104746061 gene encoding WD repeat-containing protein 82-B-like isoform X3; its protein translation is MEPGAVFRDYNCRISSIDFHKTSTYMVTASDDDSIRLYDVATASCLKTINSKKYGVDLVCFTSHPTTVIYSSRNGWDDSLRLLSLHDNKYLRYFKGHHDRVVSLSLCSGGECFISGSLDRTVLLWDQRVEKCQGLLRVQGRPAAAYDDQGLVFAIAFGGYIRMFDTRMYEKGPFEIFSVGGDLSEANVVKFSNDGRLMLLTTMDGYIHVLDSFRGTLLSTYSVKPVAEASTLDATFSPEGMFVVSGSGDGSTHAWGVRSGKQVHSWMGIGGGDPPVIKWAPGSPMFVTGSSELSFVIPDLSKLPAYSIRK
- the LOC104746050 gene encoding uncharacterized protein LOC104746050; amino-acid sequence: MAAKELVSSTSSLESINTEDHHHILIPAMDTRSPKEKEIDILWSRVNTATALLSYLKSKATSVAAADLANLSLGPDQLQLSLDGTFVTEMLNHVDTVTGVMESLARRAIIAESQAAIEKAKLMSSQEEIQRKVGQIDNMSTKLEDMEKFALGTSSILCEMRQRVDDLVQETSRQKLRATENELELSRVRRDFESLKSYVTSLISVRETLVSSEKQFQTIERLFERLVAKTTQLESEKVQKEAEVQKLM
- the LOC104746061 gene encoding WD repeat-containing protein 82-B-like isoform X2; this translates as MVEREERVSLELSEELIQSMEPGAVFRDYNCRISSIDFHKTSTYMVTASDDDSIRLYDVATASCLKTINSKKYGVDLVCFTSHPTTVIYSSRNGWDDSLRLLSLHDNKYLRYFKGHHDRVVSLSLCSGGECFISGSLDRTVLLWDQRVEKCQGLLRVQGRPAAAYDDQGLVFAIAFGGYIRMFDTRMYEKGPFEIFSVGGDLSEANVVKFSNDGRLMLLTTMDGYIHVLDSFRGTLLSTYSVKPVAEASTLDATFSPEGMFVVSGSGDGSTHAWGVRSGKQVHSWMGIGGGDPPVIKWAPGSPMFVTGSSELSFVIPDLSKLPAYSIRK
- the LOC104746061 gene encoding WD repeat-containing protein 82-B-like isoform X1 → MVVIFVQRERSEFHWNSAKNLYRAWNLAPFSETMISSIDFHKTSTYMVTASDDDSIRLYDVATASCLKTINSKKYGVDLVCFTSHPTTVIYSSRNGWDDSLRLLSLHDNKYLRYFKGHHDRVVSLSLCSGGECFISGSLDRTVLLWDQRVEKCQGLLRVQGRPAAAYDDQGLVFAIAFGGYIRMFDTRMYEKGPFEIFSVGGDLSEANVVKFSNDGRLMLLTTMDGYIHVLDSFRGTLLSTYSVKPVAEASTLDATFSPEGMFVVSGSGDGSTHAWGVRSGKQVHSWMGIGGGDPPVIKWAPGSPMFVTGSSELSFVIPDLSKLPAYSIRK
- the LOC104746039 gene encoding auxin-induced protein 15A-like, which encodes MGVERGSGKALKQMLKRCSSLGKKSNVDVNFNGVPKGHFVVYVGPSRSRHVIPISFLTHPIFQMLLQQSEEEFGYFQDSGLTIPCDEHFFQSLISSITP